The following DNA comes from Mycolicibacterium aromaticivorans JS19b1 = JCM 16368.
GTGCTCAGCTTCGCCGACACCGCATCCAGCACCGTCTTGAGCTCATCGGATTTCTTCTGCGAACTCACCAGCGGCACCACATTGGCCGCCAGAAAGTTGTTCTTGGGGTCTTCCAGCACGACCAGCTTGTTCTGGGGAATGGCCGGCGAGGTGCTGAAGATGTCGGCGGCGGTGACGGTGCCGTCCACCAGCGCGCGCACCGTCGCGGGACCGCCGCCGTCACTGATCGAGACGAAGTTGTCTCCCTTGATGTCCAGCCCGTACTTGGCCTTCAGGCCCGGTAGTCCCTCCGTGCGGCTCTGGAATTCTGACGGCCCACCGAACTTGACCTCAGCGGAATGTGCTGCCAGGTCGCCGATGGTCTTGAGATTCCACCTCTGCGCGGTGGCTTCTGACACCGCGACGGTGTCGGTGTCGTTGGCCGGCGAGGGAGTCAGGATCGACAGATCGCCGGGCAGCACCCGGAACAACGCCAATTCGACCTGATCCGGCGTGGTCACGGTGGTCTTGGAATCGAAGTATTGCAACAGGTTTCCGGTGTACTCCGGCACCAGGTCGATGGAATGGTCACGCACCGCGGGAATGTATGTCTCGCGGCTGCCGATCCCGAACTGCCGGCCCACGGTGAAACCGTTGGCCTCCAAGGCTTGGGCATATATTTCGGCGATGATCTTCGACTCCGGGAAGTCCGCCGAGCCGACAACCAGATTCTTCAGATCCCCTGACGCCGATCCGCCACCGAGTGGATTCGCGCTGCCACAGGCGGCCACCAGCGGGAGCACGAGCGTGAACAGTATCGCCGCAAACCACAGTCGCTTTCCGCCCCGCGACGCATTCATGCGCGTCCTTTCACCCCGACCCGTTTTTCCGACAGTAAC
Coding sequences within:
- a CDS encoding ABC transporter substrate-binding protein; the protein is MNASRGGKRLWFAAILFTLVLPLVAACGSANPLGGGSASGDLKNLVVGSADFPESKIIAEIYAQALEANGFTVGRQFGIGSRETYIPAVRDHSIDLVPEYTGNLLQYFDSKTTVTTPDQVELALFRVLPGDLSILTPSPANDTDTVAVSEATAQRWNLKTIGDLAAHSAEVKFGGPSEFQSRTEGLPGLKAKYGLDIKGDNFVSISDGGGPATVRALVDGTVTAADIFSTSPAIPQNKLVVLEDPKNNFLAANVVPLVSSQKKSDELKTVLDAVSAKLSTEALIELNTAVSGNSGVDPDEAARKWIRDNGFDKPIGK